A window of Methanosphaera sp. WGK6 contains these coding sequences:
- a CDS encoding exonuclease domain-containing protein → MKDYVVMDLENPNSRQNSISAIGTILVRDNKIVDDKYSLINPEDNFEPFNMQLTGITPRSVKNSPTLVEYWHEIEDWLTNNVVVGHNITYDLRVLSRSLARYGMKVPDFKYCCTLTHSRRNLKLKSYKLENIAKKLHIIYDPHIASEDARAAYQLFEYLNRKKEIEINQAKNYHYKIKTKESYDPKLSTNINNLYGMVRVILFEEYPNNQQLKLLDDWLKENSQYKQYPLFDNITSKLTTILNKNTMDFSDRKILADIVPAVTTSSIYSKNTLTVQVLQGIIKSITADNKVTMEELNNLNTWLTRNRVLKGTYPYDKIVKITDNTLNKGFITIDEQKQLARTFKETMNPQKETNETIDFNGKTFCLSGFFKHGNKEEITKILKKQGLIEKKSVSGKVDYLFVGSMENPTWKYGNIGGKIIKAQQLQEKGKNIKIISENNLFREINNKRVI, encoded by the coding sequence ATGAAAGATTATGTTGTAATGGACTTAGAAAACCCTAATTCTAGACAGAATTCTATAAGTGCAATAGGTACAATACTTGTCAGAGATAATAAAATAGTGGATGATAAATATTCACTAATAAATCCAGAAGATAACTTTGAACCATTTAACATGCAACTAACTGGAATAACTCCAAGATCTGTTAAAAATAGTCCAACACTAGTGGAATACTGGCATGAAATAGAAGACTGGCTAACAAATAATGTAGTGGTTGGTCATAACATAACCTATGATTTAAGAGTACTTTCTCGTTCACTTGCAAGATATGGTATGAAAGTACCTGACTTTAAATACTGTTGTACTCTAACACATAGTAGACGTAATTTAAAACTCAAATCTTATAAGCTCGAAAACATCGCAAAAAAATTACACATAATCTATGACCCTCACATTGCAAGTGAAGATGCTAGAGCTGCATATCAACTCTTTGAATACTTAAATCGCAAAAAAGAGATAGAAATCAACCAAGCAAAAAACTATCACTACAAGATCAAAACAAAAGAAAGTTATGATCCAAAACTATCAACAAACATCAACAACTTATATGGAATGGTGCGAGTAATACTATTTGAAGAATATCCAAACAACCAACAACTAAAACTACTAGATGACTGGCTAAAAGAAAACAGTCAATATAAACAATATCCATTATTTGATAATATAACAAGTAAACTCACAACAATACTCAATAAAAACACTATGGATTTCTCTGATAGAAAAATACTAGCTGATATAGTACCAGCAGTAACTACTTCCAGTATATACTCAAAAAACACACTAACAGTACAAGTACTACAAGGAATAATCAAATCAATAACAGCAGACAATAAAGTAACAATGGAAGAATTAAACAACTTAAACACATGGCTTACAAGAAACAGAGTACTTAAAGGAACATATCCTTATGATAAAATAGTAAAAATAACAGATAACACACTAAATAAGGGATTTATCACAATAGATGAACAAAAACAACTAGCACGGACATTTAAAGAAACAATGAATCCACAAAAAGAAACAAATGAAACAATAGACTTCAATGGAAAAACATTCTGTCTATCAGGATTTTTCAAACATGGAAACAAAGAAGAAATAACAAAAATACTCAAAAAACAAGGACTAATAGAAAAAAAATCAGTATCTGGAAAAGTAGACTATCTATTTGTAGGCTCAATGGAAAATCCCACATGGAAATATGGAAATATTGGTGGAAAAATAATAAAAGCACAACAACTACAAGAAAAAGGCAAAAATATAAAAATAATAAGTGAAAACAACTTGTTTAGGGAAATAAATAATAAAAGAGTAATTTAA